From a region of the Thermodesulfovibrionales bacterium genome:
- a CDS encoding sulfurtransferase TusA family protein: MMCPMHLLKLNEQIKALDKGQILEILTDYDGALEDIPDWCEKTGNEFLGIEETEDYYKFYIKKVR; the protein is encoded by the coding sequence ATGATGTGTCCCATGCATTTGCTTAAGCTGAATGAGCAGATAAAGGCGCTGGACAAGGGGCAGATCCTTGAGATTCTCACGGATTATGACGGGGCCCTCGAGGATATTCCCGATTGGTGCGAAAAGACGGGGAACGAATTCCTCGGCATCGAGGAGACGGAAGATTACTATAAGTTCTATATCAAGAAAGTGAGGTAA